One genomic region from Ralstonia pickettii DTP0602 encodes:
- a CDS encoding cysteine desulfurase (K04487: iscS, NFS1; cysteine desulfurase [EC:2.8.1.7]), with the protein MPTEPKSLPIYMDYSATTPVDARVVEKMVPFLQHQFGNPASRSHYYGWQAEEAVEAARAHVSALLNADPREIVWTSGATEGNNLAIKGAAHFYRGKGNHIVTVRTEHKAVLDTCRELERQGFAVTYLDVGEDGLVDLDTLCGVLRPDTILVSVMMVNNEIGVIQPVAQIGEICRAAGIVFHCDAVQAAGKVPIDLEALKIDLLTVTAHKVYGPKGIGALYVRRKPRIRLEAQIHGGGHERGMRSGTLPTHQIVGMGEAFRLARLELAEEARRVGALRDRLLAGLSRLDEVYVNGSLAHRIPHNLNISFNFVEGESLIMGIKDVAVSSGSACTSASLEPSFVLRALGRSDELAHSSIRFTLGRYTTEAEVDEVIRQVSATVSRLRELSPLWEMHQEGIDVGTVQWAAH; encoded by the coding sequence ATGCCAACCGAACCGAAATCCCTTCCGATCTACATGGACTACAGCGCGACGACGCCGGTCGACGCCCGCGTCGTCGAGAAGATGGTCCCGTTCCTGCAGCACCAGTTCGGCAACCCGGCCTCGCGCAGCCACTACTACGGCTGGCAGGCGGAAGAGGCGGTGGAAGCCGCGCGCGCGCATGTCTCGGCGCTGCTCAATGCTGACCCGCGCGAGATCGTCTGGACCTCCGGCGCGACCGAGGGCAACAACCTGGCCATCAAGGGCGCAGCGCATTTCTATCGGGGCAAGGGGAATCACATCGTCACGGTCAGGACCGAGCACAAGGCGGTGCTCGATACCTGCCGCGAGCTGGAACGGCAGGGCTTTGCGGTGACCTACCTGGATGTCGGCGAAGACGGCCTGGTCGATCTCGACACGCTGTGCGGCGTATTGCGGCCGGACACCATCCTGGTGTCGGTGATGATGGTCAACAACGAGATCGGCGTGATCCAGCCGGTCGCGCAGATCGGTGAGATCTGCCGCGCGGCAGGCATCGTGTTCCACTGCGATGCGGTGCAGGCGGCGGGCAAGGTTCCCATCGACCTGGAGGCGCTGAAGATCGACCTGCTTACGGTGACCGCGCACAAGGTCTACGGCCCCAAGGGCATCGGCGCGCTCTACGTGCGACGCAAGCCGCGCATCCGGCTGGAAGCGCAGATCCACGGCGGCGGGCATGAGCGCGGCATGCGCTCCGGCACCCTCCCGACGCACCAGATCGTGGGCATGGGCGAAGCCTTCAGGCTGGCAAGACTGGAACTGGCGGAAGAAGCGCGCCGTGTAGGCGCGCTGCGCGACCGGCTGCTGGCGGGGCTGTCGCGGCTGGACGAGGTCTACGTCAATGGCAGCCTCGCGCACCGCATCCCGCACAACCTGAACATCAGCTTCAACTTTGTCGAAGGCGAATCCCTGATCATGGGCATTAAGGACGTGGCGGTGTCTTCGGGCTCGGCCTGCACCTCAGCCTCGCTGGAGCCGTCGTTCGTGCTGCGGGCGCTCGGCCGCAGCGACGAACTGGCGCACAGCTCGATCCGCTTTACGCTGGGCCGCTATACCACCGAAGCGGAAGTCGATGAAGTGATCCGGCAGGTCAGCGCCACGGTGTCGCGGCTGCGCGAACTGAGCCCGCTATGGGAAATGCACCAGGAGGGCATCGATGTCGGCACCGTCCAGTGGGCCGCGCACTGA
- a CDS encoding MarR family transcriptional regulator, with product MATNPASKTLTITHPACLIDGSDREFRHLVNGLLPFAARLLSVRDGFGSLIGLTGVQYSLIRSISHLSQQGEVTVNQLADHLHLSGPFITIETGKLKKLGLIDKKAHPDDKRKMRLTITAAGSKLLNELLPVQQQINDVLFDGVTRTEFKVLCSVVDRLVANGDRAALDLEHLQARRQKG from the coding sequence ATGGCGACGAATCCTGCAAGCAAGACTCTGACGATCACGCACCCGGCTTGCCTGATCGATGGCTCGGACCGCGAGTTCCGGCACCTGGTCAATGGCCTGTTGCCGTTTGCCGCGCGGCTGCTTTCCGTGCGCGACGGCTTCGGCAGCCTGATCGGCCTGACCGGGGTACAGTACTCGCTGATCCGCTCCATTTCGCACCTTTCGCAGCAAGGCGAGGTAACGGTGAACCAGCTGGCCGACCACCTGCACCTGAGCGGCCCGTTCATTACCATCGAAACCGGCAAGCTGAAGAAGCTTGGCCTGATCGACAAGAAGGCCCATCCCGACGACAAGCGCAAGATGCGGCTGACCATCACGGCGGCGGGATCGAAGCTGCTCAATGAACTGCTGCCGGTGCAGCAGCAGATCAATGACGTGCTGTTCGACGGCGTCACCCGCACCGAATTCAAGGTGCTGTGCTCGGTGGTCGACCGCCTGGTCGCCAACGGCGACCGCGCCGCGCTCGACCTGGAGCACCTGCAGGCGCGCCGCCAGAAGGGCTAG
- a CDS encoding cupin, whose translation MAINKLHDEFHTVDLASGWEVPHGYPAGIQQKILSGALDEGGRGGSRTRLLRFDPGVFTTAPFVHEYWEEVYLLSGDLTVGNDVNGEGGEAFAPNTYACRPPGAFHGPFKSSGGCMLLEIHYYDPA comes from the coding sequence ATGGCAATCAACAAGCTTCACGACGAATTCCATACCGTAGACCTGGCGTCCGGCTGGGAGGTCCCTCACGGCTATCCCGCCGGCATCCAGCAGAAGATCCTGTCCGGCGCGCTGGACGAAGGCGGCCGCGGCGGCAGCCGCACCCGCCTGCTGCGCTTTGACCCGGGTGTCTTCACCACCGCGCCGTTCGTGCACGAGTACTGGGAGGAGGTTTACCTGCTCAGCGGCGACCTGACCGTCGGCAACGATGTCAACGGGGAGGGCGGCGAAGCCTTCGCGCCCAACACCTACGCCTGCCGTCCGCCCGGCGCATTCCATGGTCCGTTCAAGTCGAGCGGCGGTTGCATGCTGCTGGAAATCCACTACTACGACCCGGCCTGA
- a CDS encoding 4-hydroxyphenylacetate 3-monooxygenase (K00483: hpaB; 4-hydroxyphenylacetate 3-monooxygenase [EC:1.14.14.9]) translates to MIKTGSQHIAMLRDGREVYLDGKRVTDVTVHPAFRNSIRSYANLYDYQARPENIEKMTFQPAGADRRVSRIWELPTSYNELVERRQMLEAWTALHYGFMGRSPDHVASCISGMVMGIDVLEQADPARAGALRDYYRYARDNDLFLTYVIVNPQANQAKAAHEQEDKYLAVGIVDQDAEGITVRGAKMLATSGIMANEVFCSCIQPLREGDEMYALSFAVPMNTKGLKVMSRKSYEASATSVFDNPLASRFDENDAVLYFDDVKVPWDRIFVAGDVAMCAKQFHATPAHVYQNYQCQVRLMVKLRFLVGLAHRITEINGTNGFPQVRELLGQLAAEAGMVEAWVYGMEAKGQVNQNGYFVPDRSMLYGSQVVTQQLYAKVLNTLRELAGGGMIMLPSSIGDFANPALAGIIAKTQKSPVCSPEERVKFFKLAWDAVGSEFASRHNQYEMFYAGATFVTKGHAYRTYDWKSASGLVDHMLGSYSLEDELARLPQAA, encoded by the coding sequence ATGATCAAGACCGGTAGCCAACACATCGCGATGCTGCGCGATGGCCGCGAAGTGTATCTGGACGGCAAGCGGGTCACGGACGTCACGGTGCACCCGGCGTTCCGCAACTCGATTCGCAGCTACGCCAATCTCTACGATTACCAGGCGCGTCCCGAGAACATCGAGAAGATGACCTTCCAGCCCGCAGGCGCGGACCGGCGCGTGAGCCGCATCTGGGAGCTCCCCACCAGCTACAACGAGCTGGTCGAGCGCCGCCAGATGCTGGAAGCCTGGACCGCGCTGCACTATGGCTTCATGGGCCGCTCGCCCGACCATGTCGCCTCCTGTATCTCGGGCATGGTCATGGGCATCGACGTGCTCGAGCAGGCCGATCCCGCTCGCGCCGGTGCGTTGCGTGATTACTACCGCTATGCGCGGGACAACGACCTGTTCCTGACCTACGTCATCGTGAACCCGCAGGCCAACCAGGCCAAGGCGGCGCACGAGCAGGAAGACAAGTACCTGGCCGTGGGCATTGTCGACCAGGACGCCGAGGGCATCACGGTGCGCGGCGCGAAGATGCTGGCCACCAGCGGCATCATGGCCAACGAGGTGTTCTGCAGCTGCATCCAGCCGCTGCGCGAGGGCGACGAGATGTATGCGCTGTCGTTCGCGGTGCCGATGAACACCAAGGGGCTGAAGGTGATGTCGCGCAAGTCGTACGAGGCCAGCGCTACCTCGGTCTTCGACAACCCGCTCGCGAGCCGCTTCGACGAGAACGATGCCGTGCTCTATTTCGACGACGTCAAGGTGCCGTGGGACCGGATCTTCGTCGCGGGCGACGTAGCGATGTGCGCAAAGCAGTTCCACGCCACGCCCGCCCACGTCTACCAGAACTACCAGTGCCAGGTCCGGCTGATGGTGAAGCTGCGCTTCCTGGTCGGGCTCGCGCACCGGATCACCGAGATCAACGGCACCAACGGCTTCCCGCAGGTCAGGGAGCTGCTGGGCCAGCTCGCCGCGGAGGCGGGCATGGTCGAGGCCTGGGTCTACGGCATGGAGGCCAAGGGCCAGGTCAACCAGAACGGCTATTTCGTGCCCGACCGCAGCATGCTGTACGGCTCGCAGGTGGTGACGCAGCAGCTCTATGCCAAGGTGCTCAACACGCTGCGCGAGCTGGCCGGCGGCGGCATGATCATGCTGCCGTCGAGCATCGGGGATTTCGCCAACCCCGCGCTCGCCGGGATTATCGCCAAGACGCAGAAGTCGCCGGTGTGCAGCCCGGAGGAGCGCGTCAAGTTCTTCAAGCTGGCCTGGGATGCCGTCGGCTCCGAGTTTGCCTCGCGCCATAACCAGTACGAGATGTTCTACGCCGGCGCCACCTTCGTCACCAAGGGCCACGCCTACCGGACCTACGACTGGAAGAGCGCTTCCGGCCTGGTCGACCACATGCTCGGCAGCTACTCCCTCGAAGACGAACTGGCCCGGCTGCCGCAGGCGGCCTGA
- a CDS encoding amidase (catalyzes the hydrolysis of a monocarboxylic acid amid to form a monocarboxylate and ammonia~K02433: gatA; aspartyl-tRNA(Asn)/glutamyl-tRNA (Gln) amidotransferase subunit A [EC:6.3.5.6 6.3.5.7]) — protein MEATVASTRRQLADGSANAQSLLAACVERICNPGGEGARVFPHGVSMAARKQAQASDMLREQGVAGPLAGLPVSVKDLFDVQGDVTRAGARVLPERPAGADAPPIARLRAAGAVLVGRTNMTEFAYSGVGINPHYGTPRNPFDRQAGRIPGGSSSGAAVSVTDGMALAAVGSDTGGSCRIPAALCGIVGFKPTASRVPLQGAVPLSPSYDSVGCLANTVACCAAVDAVMAGEEGPTAAVPLVGLRLAVPTGLVLEGISDEVAEVFSRTLRRLSAAGALLQDVEFDSWDQLAELGAHGGMVAAEASAWHGSLVAAHADRYDPRVLSRIRLADGQRAADYLRMRQRRGELCRRADAELAGFDAVVLPTVPIVAPRIADLDDDDTFFATNRLLLRNPAIANMLDLCSLSVPCHRHGEAPVGLMLFGRHLADRRLLAIGMGIESALRHERG, from the coding sequence ATGGAAGCCACCGTAGCCTCCACCAGACGCCAGCTTGCCGACGGCAGCGCCAATGCGCAGTCACTGCTGGCAGCGTGCGTCGAACGCATCTGCAATCCGGGCGGCGAAGGCGCGCGCGTCTTCCCGCATGGCGTCAGCATGGCGGCCCGCAAGCAGGCCCAGGCGAGCGACATGCTGCGCGAACAGGGCGTGGCGGGCCCGCTTGCAGGGTTGCCCGTCTCCGTGAAGGACCTGTTCGACGTGCAGGGCGACGTGACCCGCGCCGGTGCCCGCGTGCTGCCGGAGCGGCCCGCCGGTGCGGATGCGCCGCCCATCGCCCGCTTGCGTGCGGCGGGGGCTGTGCTGGTCGGGCGTACCAATATGACCGAGTTCGCCTACTCCGGTGTCGGCATCAATCCGCACTATGGCACGCCGCGCAACCCGTTCGACCGGCAAGCCGGCCGCATTCCGGGCGGATCGTCGTCCGGGGCAGCGGTGTCCGTGACCGACGGCATGGCGCTGGCCGCGGTCGGTTCGGACACCGGCGGCTCCTGCCGCATCCCCGCGGCGCTGTGCGGCATCGTCGGCTTCAAGCCCACGGCAAGCCGCGTGCCGCTGCAGGGTGCGGTACCGCTGTCGCCCAGCTACGACTCGGTCGGGTGCCTGGCCAATACGGTTGCGTGCTGTGCCGCCGTCGATGCGGTGATGGCAGGCGAAGAGGGGCCCACGGCAGCGGTGCCGCTCGTGGGCCTGCGCCTGGCCGTGCCGACCGGGCTGGTGCTGGAAGGCATCTCCGATGAGGTTGCCGAGGTCTTCAGCCGCACGCTGCGCCGGCTGTCCGCGGCTGGCGCGTTGCTGCAGGACGTGGAGTTCGACAGCTGGGACCAGCTGGCCGAGCTCGGCGCCCACGGCGGCATGGTTGCCGCCGAGGCCAGCGCATGGCACGGCAGCCTGGTGGCGGCGCATGCCGACCGCTATGACCCGCGCGTGCTGTCGCGCATCCGGCTGGCGGACGGGCAGCGCGCCGCCGATTACCTGCGCATGCGGCAGCGCCGCGGCGAGCTGTGCCGGCGGGCGGACGCCGAACTGGCGGGCTTCGATGCCGTGGTCCTGCCGACCGTGCCGATCGTCGCGCCGCGCATTGCGGACCTCGACGATGACGACACCTTTTTTGCCACCAACCGGCTGCTGCTGCGCAACCCGGCCATCGCCAACATGCTGGACCTGTGCTCGCTGTCGGTCCCTTGCCATCGCCACGGCGAGGCGCCGGTCGGCCTGATGCTGTTCGGCCGCCACCTTGCCGACCGCAGGCTGCTGGCGATCGGCATGGGGATCGAGTCGGCGCTGCGCCATGAACGAGGTTAG
- a CDS encoding flavin reductase (K00492: E1.14.13.-; [EC:1.14.13.-]) produces the protein MAESSAGRGVEMDADAQRRFRNALAMFATGVAVITAPREEGVPVGITVASFNSVSLDPPLVLFSVDRRCLSLGDLRTAPRFAVNVLAEAQQEISNRFAKANTGKWEGIDFGAQDGERHVLLPDALATFECEPYAQHDGGDHVIFIGRVVRHQARHDGRPLIFFGGKYRALEDSPAAA, from the coding sequence ATGGCTGAGTCATCTGCCGGTCGTGGCGTCGAGATGGACGCCGATGCACAGCGCCGCTTCAGGAATGCGCTGGCGATGTTTGCAACGGGTGTCGCCGTGATCACGGCGCCGCGCGAAGAGGGGGTGCCGGTCGGCATCACGGTGGCGTCGTTCAACTCGGTGTCGCTGGACCCGCCGCTGGTGCTGTTCTCGGTCGACCGCCGCTGCCTGAGCCTTGGCGACTTGCGCACGGCCCCCCGCTTCGCGGTCAACGTGCTGGCCGAAGCGCAGCAGGAGATCTCGAACCGGTTCGCGAAGGCGAACACAGGCAAGTGGGAAGGCATCGACTTCGGCGCGCAGGACGGCGAGCGCCATGTGCTGCTGCCGGATGCGCTGGCCACGTTCGAATGCGAGCCCTACGCGCAGCACGACGGCGGCGACCACGTCATCTTCATCGGGCGGGTGGTCCGCCATCAGGCCCGGCACGACGGCCGGCCCCTGATCTTCTTTGGCGGCAAGTACCGGGCACTGGAAGACAGCCCGGCCGCCGCTTGA